GCTGTGGGGTCAAGCCAATTTCTGGCACCAACACCAGGGCCGACTGTCCCGCTGCCAGCCGGGGGGCAATGGCCTGCAGATAGACTTCCGTTTTGCCAGAGCCGGTGATGCCGTGGAGTAGCACTTGGGCCTGGCCATGCAGGGACTGAATCGCCGTCAGGGCTTTCTGTTGAGCCGTGGTCAGTGATTTGGGCTGATCAGCTTGGAGGGTAGCCTGGGGGGCCAGGCGCAGGACTTCCCGGGGCTCAATCACCAGATACCCCTTCGTCGCCAACCGGTTCAGGGTGGTGCTGGTGGTGCCACAGAGGCGCAGGGCTTCCTGCAGCCACAGATCACCGCCGTGGTGTCGCAGTACCGCCAGGATTTCCTGTTGTCGAGGGGATAGCCCCTCGGAATCCGCTGCGGCAGTCACCGTGACCGCCTGCCGTTGCTTGGGGCGGGGCGGTTGGGGCGGGGCCAGATAGCTCTCCACCCAACCCTGGTGCAATAGCTGGACCAACCCGTGGCGACTGTCGGAACTCAATCGGCGTAGATACTGCCAGGTATAGTCGCCGCTGGCCGACTGCCGTAGTTGGGCTAACAGCTGGCGGGCTGCTGGAGCCAGATGGGCCTCATGGTCCGGTGAGGGTTGGCTAGGGCTGAGGCGGATCCGCCGCTGGGATTTAGCCAACAACCCTGGCGGCAGGGCCGTACGCAATACCTGGATCAGCGGGGTCTGGTAATAACTGGCGACCCGCTCTAGCAGTTGCCAGTAGGTGGGGGCAAAGAAACCGGGGTGGACCACTGCCTCAATGGGCCGAATTTGCTGGGGATCGAGGTGGTTAGGAACGGTAGTTAACTGGCGTAATGCGATCGCACCGACTTGACGCGGGCCAAAGGGCACACTCAGAATATCCCCCGGTTGCACCACCAGCCCCGACGGCACTGCATAGGTATATACCCCTTGCCCCCCGGGGCAATCCACTAACGTATCTACCCAGCCCCCTTGCGTCTCGATCTCCTGCAAAGCTAGTCGTTCTACTCGCCAATATGTCCCTTGATGAGTTATAGCAATCTCCACGTTCTTTTAGTCATGGCCCTTAGTCATGCCCAGGTGAATGGGCCGGGACAGCCTGGGTCACGCTGCTCAAACCAGGGTAGCCATGCTCAGCCAGGAAAGACTCACTGGGAGCAGAGAAAAAGGGGTAGCGCGAGTCGCTCTGGCCAAAACCAGGATAATCATACCTGGCCAGGAAAAGATCCCCAGGGAAAAATTAGGAATTCAGGCTACCTTTTAATGGATTCTGCCTTGATCACAAGGAGCTAGGAGGGGCGCAGTCACTATAGTACTGGGACGATTGCTGCCTTTAGCAATGTTACACATTGAAAGAAAACCCATGAAATTTTACATAGACCGAAAGAAGCTTGAAACCCTTGCAATAGAACGCATAAAGTGAATCACTGATCACGAAATCCAAAAATGAGGTTGCTATAGTGTAGGCAATTAGATATATAGGCTTAGATCCGCATCGGATTGAGCGCCTGCTTAATTAACAACTGTGCCTATGGCCACGTCATTCCTTCCCCATTCAGATAGCAACATGAACTGGTCTGACTCAGAGACTCTAACCGTTGCGTCTCATCAACATGAGACTAATATCGGTGGATTAGATACGGATATCGGCCTGGCCCAAGAAGATGCAGATTGGGACAATGCCGGAGAGGTTCAAGCCAAGTACTCCTCCCAGGACGCTCTATCTGATCTGGGGTTGCCTGGGTATAGCAAAACTCTCACCGATGATGCTGTCGGAGCCTTCTTCAAAGAGATGGCGCGTCATCCCCTTTTAAAGGCCAGTGAAGAAATCGAATTAGCTCGACAGGTTAAATTTTTGAGTGATGTCGATTCTGTTCGAGACGCCTTGATCAAGGAGACAGGGCAGTCACCAACCTTTCCTGCCTTAGCCGATCAACTGGGGTTGAGCCCAGCTCAATTGAAACAGAAACTTCACCAAGGTCGGGCTGCTAAGCGGCGGATGATTCGGTCTAACCTGCGGTTAGTTGTCTCGATTGCAAAACGCTATCTCAATCGGGGAGTTCCTTTTCTGGATTTAATCCAAGAAGGAGCCTTGGGATTGAATCGAGCCACCGAAAAATTTGACCCGGATAAGGGGTATAAGTTTTCTACCTATGCTTACTGGTGGATCCGTCAGGGCATTACCCGCACCATCGCCAACGATGCCCGCACAATTCGACTCCCCATTCACATCGTTGAGAAACTCAACAAGCTGAAAAAAGCCCATCGAGATCTGCGCCGCGATCTACAACGCAATCCTACCGAAGCAGAGCTGGCCGAGGTCCTGGATATGACTGTGGAACAGCTGCGTAGTTTACAGCAGGTGCGCCGTCGTTCCCTGTCTCTCAATCATCGGGTGGGCAAAGGAGAAGATACAGAGCTACTCGAACTCTTAGAAGACGGCAACACTCAATCTCCCGAGTCTAAAATTAGCGAGTCGATGATGCGGCAGGAGATTTCGAGTGTGTTGGCCGAGGTGTTAACCGAGCGTGAGAAGGACATTATTACCCTGCGCTACGGCCTCACCACTGGCGAAACCCATACCCTAGAGGAGGTTGGAGGGATCTTCAATCTATCCCGGGAACGGGTGCGACAGATCCAGACCAAGGCTATGCGCAAACTACGTCGTCCCCAAGTCGCCGCTCGACTGCGGGGCTGGCTGAAGTGATGGCTCCCTAGTTGAGGCCTATTCCCTAATCTCAGACTTAACGGCGTAGACCTGCAGCTTCGCTCCAAGCTTCAGCTTATGCGCCGATAAGTGGGCGCTGAGTTGATATGGGCGGCATCGTGATCAGAGCTTTAAGCCAGGACTCAGGCTGCCAGGCTCTTGTGGCCGCTAGATGGCACAACGAGGGGGGTTACTTCGGCTAAGGGACAGAGATTGCCCTGGCAGGCCCGTTTCAGGTAGTCTCTTAGCCTAAATTACCGAGCTCCAGGGTGATGATTCAGACATCCCGTGGGTCTGCAGTATCTATATGATTGAAATGCTGTTTGGGGCTCAGGTTAGATGGATTATAAGCAGGAGTTAATCACCACGATTCATGATCTAGGCTGCGATCTGGAGCAGTTGAATGAGCGCCTAAGCGAACTCAGCCAAACTCAGCCGACGGCTGTTCTAGTACCGTCGCTCTATGAAGAGCTTGAGCGTCCTGCCCTGGCTACTATTCGGGATCACTTAACCCAATGTCATTTTATTAACAACGTTTTCATCTGTCTCTATGCCAAAACCCGTGAGCAATTTGTCCGGGCAGTTCAGTTCTTCGAACCCTTGCCGCAACCAACGTTGATTCTCTGGGAGAATGGCCCCCGAGTGACGGAGATTTTAGCCGTCTTGCAAGAGCGGGGGTTTGACCTGTTGAAGTTTCGGGGCAAAGGACGGGCCGTGTGGCTGGGCATCGGTCTGGCTTCTCTAGAAGCTGCCGCCATCGCCCTCCATGACGCTGACATCACCACTTATGATCGCTCTTACCCCTTGAAACTGTTGTTTCCCTTGTTAGAGCGAGAGTTTGGTATTGCTTTCAGCAAGGCCTATTATGCCCGCCTGGGGAATCATCCCCGTAGTCTCCATGGCCGAGTCACCCGGTTGTTTGTGACGCCATTGATTACCTCCTTAATGGAGCTATTTGGTTATAAAGACTATCTACGCTATCTCAACGCCTATCGTTACCCCCTCTCTGGGGAGTTTGCCCTCACCAGTGATTTGGCTCTGAATACTCGCATCCCGGCCAATTGGGGCTTGGAGGTGGGGCTGTTGGCCGAGGTCTATCGCAACGTGGCCCTCAAGCGCATTGCCCAGGTGGACTTGGGCTGCTTCGAGCACAAGCATCAACCCCTGAGTCAATCCCCCGGGGAAGGGTTGCACAAGATGTGTCGAGATATTCTGCAATCGGTGTTGCGAACCTTGACCGAAACGGAACAAGTGGTGATCAGCATGGACCATATTCGGGCCCTGCGGGTGAAGTTTCGACGAGAGGCCCAAAACCTAACCCGTCAGTACTTTGTGGACGCTCGCTTTAACCATTTGCACTACGACCGCCACTTGGAGGAAATGACTCTGGAGAGTTTTGAGCAGGTTATTTTAGAGGCAGGCGAAGACTATCTTAAGGACCCAGCTGGAACGCAAATTCCTGACTGGACTAGAGCCCTAGCGGTCATGCCTGACCTGCGGGAAAAATTGCGGGATGCAGTGATCTCAGATATGGCGGATGCTCGGGATCCCCTGATTTCCTACGAGGCAGTTTAATTCCAAAATAAGGAGTTCATCCATGTCTGTTTCTGTTGGCAATGATGCAGCTGATTCGGCCCGGCACCGCCAGGCTCTAGCTGATTTGGAGGCTTTCAGTCGCTCCCAGGAACCAGGGGTTTGGCCTCACTTGGATAAGGCTGAGATTATTGCGGAGATGCGATCGCATCTCCGTAACCCGTTTACCGTCAACCAGGGGCAGCAGCCCTTCTGTGGGCCAGCCTCTATTTTGTTTGAACTGATCCGCAAATTGCCCCAGCGCTATGTCACCCTAACTCGTGCCCTCTTCGAGACCGGCGGTTTTCAGGGCCACAGTCGCCAGATTCAGACCTCTGAGGCTCTGCGCCAGGCCAGCCAGGGCAATCTTCGCATGGGGCCTGCAGACTGGATGATCCTAGCCACCCTACGGGAATCAGAAAATTTAATCTTCCCGGTGGAACCCAACGCCCCCGAGATCGTGCGCAACCTGGCCGGGATGACTAAGTCCTGGGAAATGAAAGGCTGGGTGCGAGAGATCTTAGGCTATCGCCACGTCGACTACAGGCACACCTACGTGCTGCGAGACCTCAGCGCCCTGCGCCACTCCCAAGAGGTGCTAAATCGAGGCGGCGTCGCCTTCGGCCTGATCACGGCCAGCACCCTGCTCACAGACAAGCCCGCCAAAATCGCCGTGCCTGAGCACTGGATTGCGATCGTGGGCAATGTGTCCATCCAGAAAGGCAGCTTTGGTCGCCACGACAGTGGCCATGTCAGCTTTGACTGCTTCACCTGGGCCAAACGGATGACCGTCGACGCCGACGAAGGTCCCTTTGAAGACGCTTTCTGGGGCGTGGTATTGGGTTGGAACTAGTTATCGAGTCAGGGCGCTGATTAAGATGCCTAAAAAGCTGGCAACCCCTAACAGGGTCAGGGCCGTAGCTACCGTCAAGCTGATAGACCGTCCCGGTCGATAGAGATAGTCATCTCGCCGAATCAATCGCAGCACCTGACGATGCTCTAGGATGGCAGCCACCATGGCAAAGGTCCCCAAACCAATGAAACACAGGCCCAAGAGACGCGCCATCGGGCTAGGATGACTGGCCTGGCTGATCTGGGTGCGGCCCAGGACAGCCACCAGCTGATCGATCCCAAAGCCAAAGCTAATTAGGGCCAAGCAGGTACGAATCCAAGCCATCAGAGTGCGCTCGGCGGCGGCTCGGTTACGTTCCTTGGCCAATTCGTTGTTCAGGTTATAGCGATTAGGGGCTAGGGATGGATCCTCTGGCAGCATCGGCACAACCATTCCCAGGGCTTACACTTCAAACTCACGGTTTCCGGCAGCAAGCTGCAAGACCATGGGATCTCCGTCATCTTGGTGATATTTATCGGCCCAATCCTGCAGTAATTTATCCAATTCTGCCAGCGCTTCGTCTTTTTTAGCCGGATCCACATCAAAGACCTCTAAGGCCCTCATGACATAGGGCTCCTTCGCCACCCAAGCCTGCATCAGGCTAAAGAATCGGGCCACATCCTCAATCATGGTAAAGGCGCGTTCCCGCGGCCCCTTGGGCGAATGTGCCGTACGGGCCAAGGCAAACAATGGCATGGTCAGCAGGGGCGAGTCAATTTGCAATACTGTATCTGAGTAGAGCAATCGAAACTTGATGTGCTCTGTTAAAGCATCGCTGAGGGGCATGCGCTGATCCGGCGATAGATGCTCCTGGGATTTGACATGCAGCACCTTAATCAGGTCCATGAACTCGAATAAATCGAGCAGTCGGGCCGGGGGCAAGTCGTCTGGTAGCGACGCTTCAATCTGTTGGCGCTCACTGGCCATTAACCCCTGGGTATGAATTCTCGGGTTGCCGGGTGTCCAGGGATGGAGTTCTTGCCACAGGTGAGGTAGGCCGATGAGATAGTAGGGCTCCTGGGAACTCAGGGTCTTGAGGGATAGGCCCTTATTCAAGGCCTCCTGCACCTCTTGGATGATGGCTTTTACCCGTTTAGGCTCCACGTGGTAGAGAAAGCCGGTTTTGCGAATATTGCCCCCCTGCTCTAGATAGGTGGTGTAAATGGCAAACTTGGCAGCCGTCGTGGCCGCATCTAGAAAGGCTCCATAGCGATGCCCTCCCATTTTCATGGCGCCCATGGCCAGATATAACAAGATCCGATCGGCTGGGCCAACCTCTAAGTTGAGGAGCGCCTTGTTATTCAGTTCAGTCTGGTTGTCAGAAGTAGTGGCCACGCCTCATTTACCGGTGTGATTCAAATCTGATAGGGAAAGCGGGTGGCAGATAAACCGCCCGGCCATTGCTACCCGTCCGGCTATTACTTAGAATGCTTCAGCCTATTAGATAGGAGGACCTTTCAGCAAGGAGTCAACCAGGCCATCCTCTCTAGAGTAACCATTTTCAAGGGATAACTGAGATCCGTTGATTCCCTTACTCCGTGGTTGTGATCATCGGCGAAGCCCTGTTAATCCCTAATTGGGGGCTTTTAGAAGAGATTCTATCCTTTAACGGGCAAAATTCAAGCCGGGACTGCCTTTTTTAGCGATTGGGGCTATTGATAGGGACCCAGTCAACCCCCATCCTGTTCCAGCTATGCCCTGCGGTGTAGTGCTGATGTGTTGGCCCTGGAGCAGCTCTAGGCGGTGAGTTAGACCTTGGCCTTTAGCGACTCGCCGCGCCGGTGTCCCCTCTCTCCAGCTCCTTCTTCCCTGACTAGAGACAATAAATCAGTTTGACCAATTTCCAAAAATCCCAGGGCTTCTAGGGAAAGCTGGGGCTGATGCCACTGGTGCCAACTTTGGCGTATCATCGGCAGGGCGCTGAGGCCAATGAATAGGGCCACGGCTAGCCCGATCAGACCATCGGCCCACAGCCAGTGAAACAGACTGATGGTAATGGCGGCGATGATGACGCCTAGGGAACTGGCTAGGTCGGCCAGGACGTGCAGGAAGATCACTCGCACGTTTAGGTTGTCTGGAGCGCCTTGCCGCAAGACACCGACGTTGACGCTATTCACCAGTAGCCCCAGGACGGCGGTGACCACCATGGGCCAGCTCAGGATCTCGGCGGGGGGTACCTGCAAATGGTGCCAGGCTTCCCAGGCAATGAGGCCAGCCATGAGCAACAAGCCGGTGCTGTTGATCAGGGCCGCAATACTCTCGAGACGATGACGGTGGGGGGAAAAGTGTCGGGCCAGGGAGGCCGTCGTGAGGGCAATGATAAGTGCGATCGCATCGGTGCAGAAATGCCCGGCATCGGCCAGAAGGGCAGTGCTATGGCTGAAACGACTCACTAGCCCCTCCAGTAAGCCATAGCCCAGCAACATTAGGACAACTCTCCCCAGCCAGGGAGAGGTACGTTGTCCCATTCCCCACTGGCATGAACACAGGACGCGAAACGGCATCAACATTCAAACCCCAGTCACAGTCACCTATTCCAATCGATTGACTCTGATGCAACCTAGGCCAGGGCAGCCGTGGCTGCCCTCTGCCGTTCTCAGACTATTCACTCGGTGTCGGTGTTCCAGTCTCCTCGTCCTCTGGAGCGGTCTCATCGTTACCGACAGGTGCGCCACAGTACTCATTCACCTGATTAATAATCTGAGATTCCGACGTAGACAGGTCTTCAATAGAACTCACCGCTGCCATCGTCTGCTGCTGAGACTCCTCGATCTTAGTCGGCAAATTAGCCTCAGACTCTACTGTAACCACCAGTTCCATGGCATCACTAGCCTGTTGCAGGGCACTGCTAAAGCCTTGCACCACTTCAACATAATCATCTCGAAACTGCACTAGCGTCTCATCCGACAACTCTGTGGCCTCCAGATCACTCACTAACCCATCTAAATCAGTGACCACTTGATCCACAGCCGCTGTATATTGGCTGGCAGCTGATTTAATGTCATCTAGGCCATCAACCTGGGAAGCATTTTGACTGAAGCTCTGGATTTCAGTCTCAAACTCTTGCATAAAGCCCTGGGTTTGATTAACCACCTCCGCCAGACGATTACACTGGGACACCTTAGACTCGCCGCAACCGGCGATTATCAAGGCCACCAAACCTGCCGGAACTCCCCATAGGCGTGGGCGCAGCGTCAGCATGAACTTCTCCTCAGTCGTCTGAAATGAATAAGGCTGCCGTCAGTCTATACCCATACCGCCGCAAACGGGTAAATCCAAGGTAAACGTCACCCAACCAGTCTTGAAATTGCCCCAGGCAATGTCCATGGAAACTTCATATCCGCGACGGTCTAACTCAGACAAGCCTGCAGCAGGCTGCCATTGACGCCTTATCCTAGGCCAGCCTTAGACGGTTCACTGCAGCAGCAATGACCGATCTCGAGCGGCCTTGGCATAGTTCATAGCATAGCGAAGCTGGCCAAACGCCTCTGGTCAGCATTGATCTTTGCTGATCTAAATCATGGCTTGCCTATAATGGCTCGCCTATAGGGGCTCGCCCATGACCGAATACGATTAGACATGGCGACTGCTGATAGGATCAGAACCAGTCGGTCAGTGGCTTTCGAAGGGAGTCTGCCGCCATCGCGGCCCACCTTCGACCATGATTGGCCGCCTGGACAGATTAGCAACCTCTATTGTTACGATTGATCCATGCCCACCCCTGATGAATTCATGCGAGCCGCCCAGTGGACCGGGGTTGCAGCCCTGATACTGGCAGGTATTACGGTTCTGGCCTTTGGGCTGGGCTGGGGTATTCGCTTCCGGCTAGTGGGGGTCACGAGTTTTACCGTGGTCCTGATGGCTGGCTTTTTTGGCCTCAGCTTTGAACCCTTCACGCCGACGGTGATACCGGGAGCCGTGTCCTATGCTACAGTATTCGACTCGGGGGCAAGCCAGATCGTCATTAAGGTTCCGCCTACAATCACGGAATCTCAACTTGAGGCCACGCTGCGACAGGCCGCTAGTAATCTACTGAAGCCCAGTCGGTTGAGTGGGCCAGGGGAAACGCCCACCATTCGAGCCCGCACCATTCTGCATGACCCACCAGGGGTGTCTCAATTGGTCTACTTGGGTCAGATCCAGCCTGCTTCCCCATCCGACGATGATGCCTTTAATATCGAGCTCTATCCAGATCAACTAGCCCGGATAGACACCTCACCCGATGCTTGAGATTATTGCTGAGCCTATGCCTTCCCTCACGTTGCCTGCCTTGGCCATCGCCCCGGCCCGCGTTATCCGGGGAGCTGGGATTTTGGCCACCTTGGCAGATGAGCTTACCCGCCTAGGTCGCCGTCCCCTACTCGTCGGCGGCCAGCGTTCCCTCCCCAAGGTCGTCCCTGAGTTAGCGCCCTGCCTGGAGAAGCTCGCTGTGGAGCAGGCAGTATACGGACCAGACTGCAGCGAGACCAGCTTGGCTCGTTTACACGAGATCGTGGCCAGCCATCAGGCTGATCTGATTGTCGGCATCGGCGGGGGGAAGGCCCTGGATACCGCCAAGCTGCTGGCCCATCAGGCCCACCTGCCGATAGTCACCATTGCCACTTCGGCTGCCACTTGTGCCGCCTGGACAGCGTTATCCAATATCTACTCAGAAGCCGGGGCCTTTCTCTACGACGTTGCCTTGGATCGCGGTCCAGATCTGCTGGTCCTCGACTATGACGTGATTCAAACTGCCCCTCAGCGCACCCTGATTGCTGGCATCGGTGATGCCCTAGCCAAATGGTACGAAGCTTCCGTTAGCAGTGGCCATTCTGAACAGTCTTTAGTGATTGCAGCCGTACAACAGGCCCGGGTGCTACGAGACATCCTATTTCAAAAAACGCCCCAGGCTCTGGCTGAGTGGGGCGGCACTGCCTGGTGCGATGTGGTTGACGCCTCTGTCTTGTTGGCCGGCGTCGTCGGGGGTCTGGGCGGGGCCCAGTGCCGTACCGTAGCCGCCCACGCCGTCCACAATGGCCTCACCCATGTGGCCGCTAGTCATGGTACCCTCCACGGGGAGAAGGTGGCCTACGGCATCCTAGTGCAACTGCGATTAGAGGAAATGGGACCCAAGACCTCCCTGGCAGCGACCGCCCGCCAGCAGTTGCTGCAGTTCTACGATCGGATTGGCTTGCCTCAGAGCCTCGATGACCTGGGCCTGGGCCAGATGTCTTTGGCTGATTTAAGGCAGGCTGCTACCGTCGCTTGCCGAGATGGTTCTGACATTTACCGTTTACCCTTCTCCGTCACTCCGGACGCATTGATGGCTGCCATGGTATCTTCCACCGCTGCAACCCCATGGGCCTCTAAAACCAATGCCTCCCAACTTGATGACTTGTCCCATTCCCCCCAGGAGGAGGTAAGTCCATGAGTCTAGACTGGCTGCAGCCTGCTGAGCGAGTGACGGCCTTGCCGCCCTATGTATTTGCCCGCTTGGATGAACTCAAGGCTCGAGCCCGGGAGCAGGGTCTCGACTTGATCGACCTGGGCATGGGTAATCCCGATGGCCCCACCCCAGCCCCTGTGGTGGAAGCCGCCCAAGCCGCTATTCAGGATGCCGCCAACCATGGATATCCTCCCTTCGAAGGGACCGCCAGTTTCCGCCACGCCATTACCAGCTGGTATCACCGTCGTTATGACGTCACCTTAGATCCAGACGGTGAAGCGCTGCCACTGCTAGGTTCAAAGGAAGGGCTGACCCACCTGGCTATGGCCTACATTAACCCCAGTGATATCGTTTTAGCCCCAACTCCGGCCTATCCCGCTCATTTTCGCGGACCTGCGATCGCAGGGGGCCACATCCACCATCTTCACCTTAGCCCCGACAACGATTGGCTCATCGATTTAGGGGCGATTCCCGACGAGGTGGCCCGGCAAGCCAAAGTCCTGTTCTTCAACTATCCCAATAACCCCACCGCCGCCACCGCCCCCCGCGAGTTCTTCGAGGAGGTGGTTGCCTTTGCCCGCCGCCATGAAATTTTACTGGTGCATGATCTCTGCTACGCCGAGCTAGCCTTCGACGGCTTTCATCCCACCAGCCTCTTAGAGATCCCAGGCGCCAAGGACATCGGCGTTGAATTCCATACCCTATCCAAAACCTATAACATGGCCGGTTGGCGGGTCGGCTTTGTGGTCGGCAACCGCCATGTGATCCAAGGACTACGTACTCTTAAAACTAACCTCGACTACGGCATCTTTGCAGCCCTGCAGCGAGCTGCCGAGACGGCCCTGCAGCTGCCCGATGTCTACCTCCATGAGGTGCAATCTCGCTATTGCCGTCGCCGCGACTTCCTCATCGACGGCCTCGCCTCCTTGGGCTGGACTGTCCCCAAGACCCTAGCCACCATGTACCTTTGGGTCGCCTGTCCTCCCGG
This portion of the Halomicronema hongdechloris C2206 genome encodes:
- a CDS encoding RNA polymerase sigma factor, RpoD/SigA family, which codes for MATSFLPHSDSNMNWSDSETLTVASHQHETNIGGLDTDIGLAQEDADWDNAGEVQAKYSSQDALSDLGLPGYSKTLTDDAVGAFFKEMARHPLLKASEEIELARQVKFLSDVDSVRDALIKETGQSPTFPALADQLGLSPAQLKQKLHQGRAAKRRMIRSNLRLVVSIAKRYLNRGVPFLDLIQEGALGLNRATEKFDPDKGYKFSTYAYWWIRQGITRTIANDARTIRLPIHIVEKLNKLKKAHRDLRRDLQRNPTEAELAEVLDMTVEQLRSLQQVRRRSLSLNHRVGKGEDTELLELLEDGNTQSPESKISESMMRQEISSVLAEVLTEREKDIITLRYGLTTGETHTLEEVGGIFNLSRERVRQIQTKAMRKLRRPQVAARLRGWLK
- the hetR gene encoding heterocyst differentiation control protein (controls heterocyst differentiation; has protease DNA-binding activity) codes for the protein MNNKALLNLEVGPADRILLYLAMGAMKMGGHRYGAFLDAATTAAKFAIYTTYLEQGGNIRKTGFLYHVEPKRVKAIIQEVQEALNKGLSLKTLSSQEPYYLIGLPHLWQELHPWTPGNPRIHTQGLMASERQQIEASLPDDLPPARLLDLFEFMDLIKVLHVKSQEHLSPDQRMPLSDALTEHIKFRLLYSDTVLQIDSPLLTMPLFALARTAHSPKGPRERAFTMIEDVARFFSLMQAWVAKEPYVMRALEVFDVDPAKKDEALAELDKLLQDWADKYHQDDGDPMVLQLAAGNREFEV
- a CDS encoding YidH family protein — protein: MLPEDPSLAPNRYNLNNELAKERNRAAAERTLMAWIRTCLALISFGFGIDQLVAVLGRTQISQASHPSPMARLLGLCFIGLGTFAMVAAILEHRQVLRLIRRDDYLYRPGRSISLTVATALTLLGVASFLGILISALTR
- a CDS encoding iron-containing alcohol dehydrogenase family protein; this encodes MPSLTLPALAIAPARVIRGAGILATLADELTRLGRRPLLVGGQRSLPKVVPELAPCLEKLAVEQAVYGPDCSETSLARLHEIVASHQADLIVGIGGGKALDTAKLLAHQAHLPIVTIATSAATCAAWTALSNIYSEAGAFLYDVALDRGPDLLVLDYDVIQTAPQRTLIAGIGDALAKWYEASVSSGHSEQSLVIAAVQQARVLRDILFQKTPQALAEWGGTAWCDVVDASVLLAGVVGGLGGAQCRTVAAHAVHNGLTHVAASHGTLHGEKVAYGILVQLRLEEMGPKTSLAATARQQLLQFYDRIGLPQSLDDLGLGQMSLADLRQAATVACRDGSDIYRLPFSVTPDALMAAMVSSTAATPWASKTNASQLDDLSHSPQEEVSP
- a CDS encoding aspartate aminotransferase — its product is MSLDWLQPAERVTALPPYVFARLDELKARAREQGLDLIDLGMGNPDGPTPAPVVEAAQAAIQDAANHGYPPFEGTASFRHAITSWYHRRYDVTLDPDGEALPLLGSKEGLTHLAMAYINPSDIVLAPTPAYPAHFRGPAIAGGHIHHLHLSPDNDWLIDLGAIPDEVARQAKVLFFNYPNNPTAATAPREFFEEVVAFARRHEILLVHDLCYAELAFDGFHPTSLLEIPGAKDIGVEFHTLSKTYNMAGWRVGFVVGNRHVIQGLRTLKTNLDYGIFAALQRAAETALQLPDVYLHEVQSRYCRRRDFLIDGLASLGWTVPKTLATMYLWVACPPGVGSTDFALSVLQETGVVVTPGNAFGPGGEGYVRISLIADCTRLGEALERLRQANIRYRPVATVDA
- a CDS encoding glycosyltransferase family protein, translated to MDYKQELITTIHDLGCDLEQLNERLSELSQTQPTAVLVPSLYEELERPALATIRDHLTQCHFINNVFICLYAKTREQFVRAVQFFEPLPQPTLILWENGPRVTEILAVLQERGFDLLKFRGKGRAVWLGIGLASLEAAAIALHDADITTYDRSYPLKLLFPLLEREFGIAFSKAYYARLGNHPRSLHGRVTRLFVTPLITSLMELFGYKDYLRYLNAYRYPLSGEFALTSDLALNTRIPANWGLEVGLLAEVYRNVALKRIAQVDLGCFEHKHQPLSQSPGEGLHKMCRDILQSVLRTLTETEQVVISMDHIRALRVKFRREAQNLTRQYFVDARFNHLHYDRHLEEMTLESFEQVILEAGEDYLKDPAGTQIPDWTRALAVMPDLREKLRDAVISDMADARDPLISYEAV
- a CDS encoding Ycf51 family protein, whose protein sequence is MPTPDEFMRAAQWTGVAALILAGITVLAFGLGWGIRFRLVGVTSFTVVLMAGFFGLSFEPFTPTVIPGAVSYATVFDSGASQIVIKVPPTITESQLEATLRQAASNLLKPSRLSGPGETPTIRARTILHDPPGVSQLVYLGQIQPASPSDDDAFNIELYPDQLARIDTSPDA
- a CDS encoding cation diffusion facilitator family transporter, producing MGQRTSPWLGRVVLMLLGYGLLEGLVSRFSHSTALLADAGHFCTDAIALIIALTTASLARHFSPHRHRLESIAALINSTGLLLMAGLIAWEAWHHLQVPPAEILSWPMVVTAVLGLLVNSVNVGVLRQGAPDNLNVRVIFLHVLADLASSLGVIIAAITISLFHWLWADGLIGLAVALFIGLSALPMIRQSWHQWHQPQLSLEALGFLEIGQTDLLSLVREEGAGERGHRRGESLKAKV